Proteins co-encoded in one Arachis hypogaea cultivar Tifrunner chromosome 11, arahy.Tifrunner.gnm2.J5K5, whole genome shotgun sequence genomic window:
- the LOC112722033 gene encoding uncharacterized protein, with amino-acid sequence MDPIIDFLEKARLPSDDKLAKMIRREAAKYAIIQGQLFKKEISQPLLKCLHPNQTDYVLREVHEGCCGHHIGGKALARKLIRAGYYWPSMMKDSKKFFTDKKFVEFLASLGIKQKFSSMEHPQTNGQVEAANKVILLGLKKRLDKKKGAWADELASVLWSYHTTQQSSTGETPFRLTYGVDAMIPVEVGKPSHCYFWEE; translated from the exons ATGGACCCGATCATTGATTTTCTGGAGAAGGCAAGGCTCCCCAGCGATGACAAGCTGGCCAAAATGATAAGGCGGGAAGCAGCCAAGTATGCAATCATACAGGGCCAGTTGTTTAAAAAAGAAATCAGCCAACCCTTGTTGAAATGTCTGCATCCCAACCAAACGGACTATGTGCTCagagaagtccatgaggggtgttgcggtcaccacatcgggggcaaagcttTAGCGAGAAAGCTCATCAGAGCAGGGTATTACTGGCCGTCAATGATGAAAGACTCCAAAAAATTC TTCACTGATAAGAAGTTCGTAGAGTTCCTCGCCAGTTTGGGCATAAAGCAAAAGTTCTCATCTATGGAACACCCCCAGACGAACGGCCAAGTTGAGGCTGCGAACAAGGTCATCTTGTTAGGCCTCAAGAAGCGGCTGGATAAGAAAAAGGGAGCATGGGCTGACGAACTCGCCTCCGTCCTCTGGTCCTACCACACAACCCAGCAATCGTCCACAGGAGAAACCCCATTCCGCCTGACATACGGGGTGGATGCTATGATACCTGTAGAGGTCGGCAAGCCAAGCCACTGTTACTTCTGGGAGGAGTAG